Genomic DNA from Shewanella woodyi ATCC 51908:
GGTCTCTGTGTCCTCCGTGGTGAAAAGCTGTTTTACTTTCGAATGAAGATTGATTACATCTTCTAGCTTATAGCTGAATGGGTATTGGCTGAATTATTGAAGGTCGTAGCTTCATGGTTATCTATTGCCTGCCGCAGGCTTACGTGCAAATACGACTGCGAAACGCCGCAAGCACATCCTTGTGGGCTCGACGATGGCATCCCTGCCATCAACGTGCGCAGACGCATCTACATCTGTTTATTTGTCTCTTCGATTTAGCAGTGTTAGGTAAGGCTTTGTAAATCATTTCTGTCCCTTTGTGTGTTACCTCAAATAATTTGTACTATGTAGCACTGACCTCTTTGTAATACTTTTCTCATCAGTCGGAAAGGTATGGATTCCGTCTAGCGACAACCTTTTAGTTAACCAATGTTTGCACTTTTATACAGTAGTATCGGTTTTGTGCGGTAAATCTCTAAATTTTTGCGCAATCAGTTCACGGTTTGTTGTTGAGTGAAAATAAAAATAGATATAAATTCAAATAACTAAAAACGCGCTTGCTCGGTTTGCAGGAGATACGAGGCAAACAAAGTGTGCATTCTCGTTTTTCCAGAAGGTGTGTTTAGACTAATCGTTGTAAATGATTATAAATTATACGATTAAGCACATATACTTTTACTGGTCTAACTTGATAAACGCGCAAGGCGTGTATACAAATGTTAGGCAAACAGGAATGATTTACATAGGCGTTAGATAATGGATTTTTATTCAGAAAGTAATATTAATAGGTATGAGGTATCTAAACTTTATGGTTTAGCTTCGGAGTACAATAAAATTTCAAATTTTTGTAAACTAGTTTGGTCAAGTTTATGGAGTGAAAAAAAAGATTTATATAAATTTGCTCCTTCAATCATGCTTTACGGCTCTCCTGGTACAGGGAAAACAACATTATTAAAAAATGTTGCTTATTCATTGAAAGACGACAATTTAAAGTATGTGACATTAAGTTTAGAGCTGATGCTTGATAAAGACTTAGGTATGTCCTCTAAACGGTTAAGGGATTTCTTTGAACATATAAAGAGTCTTGCGTTGCAAGACTATAAAGTATTTGTCCATTTTGATGACGTCGATTCAGTATTGTGTTCGAGATATATATCTAATGAGTCATCTGGAGTTAAAAGGTTTGTTAATACTTTTATTAAAGAAATTGATTACCTTCTTGACGTTGAGTGTGATTACCTCCCAATTATTTTAATCACCACAAATATGTTTTCAATGATTGATACAGCAGTAAAAAGAAGGTTTTCTTTAAAATTTGAAATTGAAAATAGAGTAAGTGTAGAGGAATTCAGAAATTGGATTTATCCGATGTGTGATGATCTGAAAATAAAAAATGAACTAAATTATGAATTGCTTTACAAACTGATGAACGAAAAAGAATTAACAAATTTTGATGTTTATCTCATTTTGCAGGAATTGTTCCTTGAACAATTAACAGGGATCAAGGTGACAGGGCTAAATCTTGTGCAAAAATTTGAAGAGGCTAAATCTTCAAAATCCGACTTTGAAAGACAGAGAAAACAATCCTAAATTTGAGTAAGTGAGAGTTAAGCATGACCAAAAAAATGAGTGCAGCTCGTAAAGCTGCTGAATCTACTATAAGGCACGAAGATCTCGTTGATGCTATTGAGAATTTTGGCAAAAAGCATGGCCTTGATGTAGAAGCAACAGAGGGAAATGACCCAAGAGGAGATGTTCGAGTAAGCCGAAAAGATTATGCCAAGCTCGAATCATTAATGGATGAAAAGTTAAACAAAAAATAGTGAGCCTATCATGTCAAATGAACAAGATGATTATATTGAAGTAAAAGTACACCGAGATGGTGTAACAACAACGACAGCAAAGAAAGCGGTCAAACAAAAAGTTAAAATGGTTGTTTCTGGTCATGATATCCAGCCAGGAGCAAAGAAAATTCTAAGAGAAAATGGGATTAAATTTTACGAAAATGTTGATGCTTCAGATTTTGATACAGACTCGGAGGTAGAATAATATGGAACTTGATTTTTATAAAGGTTTTGAATGCGTAGATTCTGTTTCAGTTGGCAAAGAGTTATGGGGGGATATTCTTAAAATAGAATGTCTTGATGAAGTAAGTTCAGATGAGTCTATTATTCCTGATGGTTTCGATGGCGAAGGTGAAAAAATAGAAAGAATATCTTTGCTAGAAATTAGGAAATCCATGCTTGAATCGCTATCTAGATTATTATTAAAGAACTCAAGATTAGAACGTGATGAAAACACAATAGTGGCACTATCAAAAATAATAGAAATAATGAGATTCATTAATAGTGATGATATCTCGCATTTTAAGCTAGATGTATAAAATTTGCCTAACAAAGCATTTAAGAGTGATTCCCAACGCATGGCATTTTTCATTCCATCGTTGGGTTTTGTGTTTACTGTGGTATGGCTAGGTTTCGTGGTAGCGTTGCTCACACCTTAATGCGGCGTTGAGGCTGGATAAAGGGGGCAGAGCGAATTAGCCCCTTAAAACAATTTAAGATACTTTTTCTAATCAATACCAGCTTAATTCGACTCAATGCACTAACGCATTTCTGTCCAAAAATGCGCAATAACCAACAGGTTCAATCGAAGAGATAAACAATCAGGTGTGAATGCGGCTGTGGGCGTTGGTGGCATGGATGCCACCGTCGAGCGTATAGGGATGGCTTTATAACGATATCCCTATCTAAGAGCCAGTTCAGCTTCCATGCTTCTGGTTCGTAAGCTTGAAGCTTTGCTTCACTCACCGTCCCGCAGAAGTATTTACACATAAGGGTCATTCATTCACATCTGACCCATAAGGATATGGGAAATGTCATTATTATGTAGGGAACATAATTGACCATGTGATCACGACATTGGTGCATCCTTGCACAGCACATGCTGCAAGCAATAGATTCAACATGAGGTTATGGCTGCACACCAACCATCAAATATAAAATCAGCGGAGTGAACTCAACCTAAAACTTTTGCTACTGGGCAATGTTATTATGTAGGGAACAAAATTGACCATGAGATCACGAAATTGGTGTATCCCTGAGCGGAACATACTGCAAGCAATAAACACCAATGAAGTTATGGTATTCAGCAAACTAACCAATTCCAGCAGAGTCCAATGAACCCAATCAAAAAGATACTTCAAACTTGTTATCCGACAAGTTAAAGATAAACATTGGGTAACACCAGATTAGCCACTCCACGTTCAGTTAGCCGTGCCGCTAGCTCAAGCATCTGCTCCTCACTGCAGATCGGCCAGTTGAGCGATTCACCTGTTACTCCATGGTGCTGAAAGGCATTTAGCTTGATTCTTACATTTGCTGGTAGCCGAGTGAGATAACTCGCAACAGCATCGATCTCACTGTCAAAGTCACTGACGTGCGGGATATGCAGCAGGCGGATTTCATACAGTTTACCGTGCTTGGCGAGCAGTTTTAGGGAGCTGAATACACGGTGATTATCTCGCCCTGTGATGTAGTTATGGGTCTCTTGCTGCCAAGATTTAAGATCGATCATTACGCCATCAAGGTAGGGCATTACCTGCAACCAACCGCCTTCACTTAAATAACCATTACTGTCTATCATGCAGCTAAGATGCATTAAATCTTGGCTAGCTTTAATGGCCTGAAACAGTTCGATAATAAACGGCAGTTGCAGAGTGGCTTCGCCGCCACTTATGGTGATGCCATTAATAAAGTGCACTTGGGCGCGAATAAGCTCTAGTATCTGCGGCACGCTGTACTGGCGAGTCTTGGGGCTAGATTGCTTAGGACAAGTGGATAAACAGATATCGCATTGAGTACAGAGATCACTGTCCCAAACTATCTTGGACTTTCCCTCTTTACTGCTGGTCAAGCTGAGTGCATTAACAGGGCAGGTCGCTACGCAATCGCCGCAACTGTTACACATATCTATGGTGTAAGGGTTGTGGCAATTTTTGCAGTTAAAGTTACACCCCTGCAGGAAGATAACCAGACGGCTGCCCGGGCCATCAACACAGGAAAAAGGGATTATCTGATTAACTGTCGCGACTCTGCTCATGTTTTTCTATCTACTTACAGTTTTAATCAGCGGCGTAGCTAGGTGATTGCTCATGGGCGATAACACGTGGCTGACGTTCAAGGATTCGAGTATTGGCTGCCGCATCAAAGCCCAAGCTTGTTGTGTTGGTGCGTGAACCTGCCTGCTTAAAGGTGGCAATATCGGATAGCTTAATCATATAGCCTGTGACTCGGACAAGATCGTTAGAGGCGACATTAGCGGTAAATTCCCGAAAACCTAAACTCAGCGCGCCTTTACACAGTTGCATCATCGCCTGTGGATTGGACTTGATGGTCTCATCTATGGTGAGGATATCGCTGATCCCTGAGGTGTAGTATTGGTGATGCTCAGCCAACGCTTGAATGTGAGCAATTGGATTTGGCTCAGTGCCGTAGGGGATGCGTACGCCAGGTGTGACCTCTTTGTCTATGCTGATGCCACCTTGTGAGTGCAGTAACGCGCGGCCATTATAACCGTAGGTAACTGGCGTTGATTTGACGATGGCATCAAGTGCTTTAGAGATCTTATGCCCGAGTTCGTTAGCGGCGGTGTTATGGCCATAATGGCTGCTTGGCTTATCTATGTTGTCTTCGCTGAATTCAGGTGTGCCTTGCAAGATATTGACTGCTTCTGCCATACCGTAAATACCAAACATAGGCGCGAAACGAGACTCTTCAATTAAGCCCTCTTTAACTAAGAAGCTATTAAAGAAGTTAGATTCTTCGTGGAGGAACTTCGATCTTGCTTCAATCAGTTCAAATGTTAATCGGCAGTACTTAGGCAGTATGTTATCGAAGAAGTCACTGATGCTATGTGCTGTTAGTGCCACCTCCTTTAGGTTCAGTCGCACTAAAGTGTTGGCGCCGCCAGCAAGTGGTAACGAGTTATAACAGCTGACAATGCCGAAGCCTCTATCATCGTAACTGTTAGCGTGAATTGGGTAGTTGGCAATATGAGGCTTGCTACATTCACAGATGTTATTGGCAGCGAGTTGCAGTAGTTCGTCGGGAGTGACGCTTGGGTCGTACATAAAGGTGAGGTTTGGCGCGATCTGTTTTAGCTCGGCATCGACACGTAAAATGGTTCGGCAGACAATATTATCCGTTGGGCCAATGTTCACATGCATAAAAGCGTCGGGAAGCGTACGGTCTAGCATGATCCAGAATAGCTTTATCTTACGGTAAATACTCTCTTCATCCAGCCCTTGGCAATAGGGCAGTAGCACCTCATCGAGTTGGCCTAGGTAGACAGGGATACTGGTGACCGATGGTACGTGGTGATAGATAATAGTCAGTGCATTTAGCGCCTCATCTAAATCTTGCGCCGCACTTAGCTCTAGGTATGTTGAGCCATTTTGTAGCAATTTGGCGTAATCTGGCAGTACATATCTTGGTTTAAAAGGCGCATGACCTTCAAACATGTCACAGATAACTCCAGTGCTCTTTGCTTGAGTAAGCTCTGGTGAGATAGAGAGGTAAGTTAGGCTCGCTTCCGCTTCTAGTGCTAAATAGTTTGATTTTTGTTTTGACGAGAGGTTTGGATCACGAATGATCTTAGCGAAATTATCTTGTGAGGCCATCAGGTTAATATCCATTTATAAATTATGGTTACTAGCATATGTGGAGAGATAGCTACTCATAAAGTGAAAAGCTGTTAAGTTTGCTTTTACGAAATGGAAATCTGCAGAGTGGAATCTCATTTATTGGTCTAATTGAGTACAACAGTGAAGTCGGCTAGTCTGGTTTAGTTTCTATACCATCAAAGCTCATGGATTTATGAGATCACTTTATCCATAACTTAGATGAGCATCATGCTCTATGTGCATTAATTAAATGCAAATAATGCACTTCAGTCATGACTTGTGTTCGATTATTATGTTACTTCACCATTTTAGAGAGGTTCATCATGTTCAATGCACTTATATTAACTCAAGAGGGTAAATCTACCCTGGCAAATGTTGGCCAGCTTCAGGTATCGGATCTACCCGAAGGTGAAGTGCTGGTGGATGTTTCATGTTCATCACTGAACTATAAAGATGGTTTAGCGGTAACCGGAACGGGTCGAATTATTCGTAACTTCCCTATGGTGCCTGGTATCGATTTTGCTGGCGTGGTGGTTGAATCTTCAGACAAGCGTTATAAAGCGGGCGATCGGGTGATCCTTACGGGCTGGGGTGTTGGAGAGAATCATTGGGGTGGCATGGCAGAAAAAGCACGCGTCAATGCCGACTGGTTAGTGCCAATGCCAGAAGCTTGTGATGCTGAAAAAGCGATGATGATAGGAACTGCAGGTCTAACGGCGATGTTATGTGTACAGGCCCTGCAGACTGCGAATATCCAACCTGATTCTGGTGAGATCTTAGTTACTGGTGCTAGTGGTGGTGTGGGCTCTGTCGCTGTTACTTTGCTTGCGAGACTTGGCTATAAAGTTGTTGCCAGTACAGGCCGAGCTGAAGAGAACAGCGAGCTACTTAAGTCCCTTGGCGCAGCAGAAGTGATGGAGCGTAGCGAGCTAGAGCAAGATGCCAGACCGCTTGAAAAACAGCGTTGGGCGGGAGTTATCGACACGGTAGGTAATAAAGTTCTTGCGACTGCGTTAGCCCAGATGAACTATGGTGGCGCAGCTGCCATATGTGGTCTTGCTGGTGGTTTTGCACTGCCAACTACAGTGATGCCATTTATTCTTCGCGGCGTGAGTCTGCTTGGTGTTGACTCTGTTTCCTGCCCGTTTGAGAAGCGTCAAAAGGCTTGGGAGCAAGTTTTATCCTTACTACCTGAAAGCTATTACCAACAAGCTGGACAAACGATTACTCTTGATCAAGTTCCTGAATTTGCAGGTAAGATTGTTAAAGGCGAAGTGACTGGTCGAGTGCTCGTTAAGCTTTAAGCTCTTAGAGTAAGTGGATCAATTCGAAATTTAGAGTTTTAAATCACTTGTAAAACTTGTTTCTTCAAAAGCATTCGCTAAGTCATAAGTATGATTTAGCGAATCTCTCTTTTTTACTTTTTCCTCTCTCTTATTTTGTTGTTATTCCAGTATTTCTTTGTTATTTTTCTGTTGCCTTTTGGTTGTTTTTTTGAGTCTGTTATTTAAGGGAAATATTCAGCGCTCTATTAACCGTTGGCTCATTCATTTAGTTGAATGAAATTCTCATAATAAAAATATAAGGAAGTATTTAATGTCTAACCATATTAAATTAGCGTTAGCTGTTTCAGCTGCGCTATCTATGTCTGGCTGTCTCGAAGTTGAAGATAACAATAATAACGATGATGTTGTTGCAGCTTTAGAAGCACAGAATCAATTACTGCAAGATCAAAATACCACTAATGCACTTCCCATCACTTTATCGGGAACCTTGAAAGGGGCGACAGATGATGTGGACCTGTCCGATGCTCAGGTTTCAATTAAGTTTGCTGGCGAGTGGTCGACGCCTGTGCCTATATCAGATGCTAAAATTTTACTGGAGAAGCAACCTGCCTATAGTGATTTCACCTTAAAGGTAGAAAGCCCTTCAGAAGCTTTTGTTGCTATGACATATAAGTCTATAACTAGACATTCTGGTCAAGGACAGGTTGTAAATCAAGATTTAGGTGAGATCCTTGTGGGCAAACCTAAAGAGAAGGTTCTGACTTTATTGCAGACCGGCGAGAATATTTTTGTTGAAGATCTTGCTGTATACCCTCTATATGAAGTGGAGCATCAAGGGTACAACATACATAATTTAGTGCTGCAACAACCAGAAGAGTTTGCAGGTTTCACCAAGGAAACTGGTGAATATAAGTTGATATTGGCTGAGGGGATCCCTACAGAGATTCATGCAGAACTCGACATTGATAGTGATGGCGTTAATGATTTTGAGTTAGAGCTTGGGCAGAGCGGCTTAGCATCTCAACTACTGAGTTCAAGTAAAGTTTGGGCTGAAGATACGCTTTATCTTAAAGAGATTAATCAGTTAAATGAATACAATTTACGATTAACTATATTAAATGAGCAGGGTGAAGTGTTAGAGGATGCGCGAGTCTCCTCGGAAAATAATGACCATGGCAATGCCTATTTTGATTATGACTCTGTGACTGGCCAGTATGTATTAGAAGCAGCCTATCGCGGTTGGCTTAATGTAGAGATTCCTAGCTTTCAGGTTGGAGAGTTACATTATACCAGTGCTGAAATGAGTATCTATGAAACAGAGTTTGAACAGCAATACAGAGTTTCTATCTCTGGTTCTCAATATCGAGTTTTTAGAACTGAAGTGGTAGAGGGTGAGTTGAATTTAGCAGTGAACTTATCAACATTTAGTTATGAATCTCCATCAATTGAGGTTCTTTCTAACAATGTAAAAGATTCATCTCTTGAGGTCTTCTATTCGGCTCCTGTTGCTTTAGTTGAAGAAGACAATGTGCAGACAAGTGTTGAGCTTATGGCAACGGATGCTATGACTATCATTCCTGGTAATACTCAGAACGATCAAGGGATTACTCCAGGTACTACTTATGTTATGCATGCTCCAAAGTCGGTAGGTACTAGTGTTGAACTTATGCTTAATGGCACCAAATTAACAGCTTCTCCAGCTGCAGAGTTAGCTGATGGGGAGTACCAGTACCGCGTTGGTGACCTAGTTAATGTGATTGCCGATGAAGAGCAAAATGTCTATAGCGATGATTCTGAAGGGTTTACTGTTTCTAAGTCTGCATTTAATGTGAATGATGTTGTGTTGGATAATCGAAATTACACGACTAATGGCGCTTTAATTGTTGCAAAAAATACAGCTGATGTAGTGGTAAATTGTAGCTGGTGTGGGGGAAGTGGTAATGTAAGACTTTATACGCCAACTTCTATTAACAATCTTGAAGAACTCATTTTCACATTAAAGTCATACACTAATAATGGAGTCGTTCAGGATTACCACAGAGAAATTAGAGTAGTAGTTGATGGTCAGCTGTATTCAACAAGTAAAGAGTTTATGTTGAAAGCCGCTCAAAATGAAAATATCAGTGCTAACTATTATTATCCACAGGTTGGTACGAGTTTGGATTCTGGTTATCGCTATTCAAACTATACATACCTTAATCTTAATGATGATGTAGTTGGAAGTGAGAACAGTATGACTTTTGATTATAGCTACACCACAAAAGAGGGTGATACCCAGACGGGAACAATTACTTATAAAGTTAAGTAGTTATTTTTCTTGAGTGTCATATCAAATGAAGCCCCGCTACCTGCGGGGCTTTTTTGTATAGGGATATAATTATCCCCGAGCGCCAGGGACGGCGTAGGAGGGGGCTTGTGTTTGGAACACCTATGCTGCTCGCCATGGATGGAGTACGAGCAGTATTTGTATAGGGATATACTTATCCCCGAAAGCCAAGGATGGTGTAGGAGGGGGGTTGTATAGGGATATACTTATCCCCGAACGCCACGGATGGTGTAGGGGGGGGGGGCTGGAACACTGATGGTTATTCAGCTTTTAGCAGTCTGCGTATTGAGTTTGATATCTCTTCTCTTAACCACTGTTGTGCTTTATCAAGTTCTGCCCTTGAGTGCCAAAATAGGTTGTAATCTAAAGGGGGAATATCGAAGGGAAGGGGTTTTACCCTGAGTCTATGTTTTAAAGCGGCCAGTTCGGCGATACCTGCTGGCAGTGTGATAATTGCGGGGTGAAATTGTAGAAGTGCCAAAGCACTGTCTAAGTGGGGAGTACGCAGTAACTCATCTCTTGGGGGATAACTTGCTATTGCAGCGTCGAGTAGGGCTTTGACTCCATCGCTGATGGCTATGGTTGCGTGTGGAAAATGCAGATAATCCTCTAAAGTTAATGCTTGATGCGCAAGAGGGTGCTCTGCTGATAATAAACAGCTCACCCCTACTCTTCCTAAAAATGTCTGATTCAGTTGTTGCGTTTGGCCTATGGCTCGGCAGATAGCCATATCTGCCCCCTGTACACTCAGCTGTGATTGCAGCTCTCTATGTTGAACAGGAATGATCTCTAACTTGATATTGGGGGCTTTGTTATAGATATCGGGCAGAATGAAAGGGATCAGAGCCTGCATCGCATAATCTGTTGCTGCTAAAGTAAAATGCTGCTGACATTCGTTTGGCACAAAGGCTTTAGGACTGAGCATTTCAATCAACTGACCAGTAGGTTGTTGCAGCTGTTGGTAGCAATCTAGGGCAAACTGAGTCGGTACCAGCTTTTGACCTACGCGAGAAAACAGTGGGTCGCCCAGCATCTCACGTAGGCGAGATAGAATACGGCTGGTTGCTGATTGGCTTAAGTGCAAACGCTTGGCTGCCTGAGTGACGCTGCACTCCTCAACTAAAATTTGTAGTGCGATAAGCAAGCTAAGATCTTGCCGATAGATATCTTCCAGTTCCATACCGAGTGATCATTTTTTCGAGCCGTTAATTGCCACAGCTTAACAGTCATACCAATCGGTATAAAGATGTGATCGCTCAGCGAGAATTTAGCGCTTCTGAGGCAAGGCAACGAGTGAGAAACATAGTTATTCTACGTTTAAGCTCGTTAACACTGCATCGGAGGCGCTAAAACTCGCCTGCAAGGAGTGTTTTTGGCTGCCTACTTCTGCGTTGAATAAACTCACAAGGGAATAACCGTTCCGTCATTTATTCGCCTTGAATTAGCTTGCCAAAAGACTCTGAGTAGAGCACTTATCTATACTGATTGGTATCATTTCAAACCATGCTCGTGTTTCCTCTATTTAAGGAGCTAGCTTCCATTTTGGAACTCATTCCTATCCGTTACTCATAGTGGTGAAATTGGATAATTTTGACTTAGCCTCAAGTTTTACACTTCAACGGTTTTAATTGAGTGCAACAGTTGTTGT
This window encodes:
- a CDS encoding AAA family ATPase, whose amino-acid sequence is MDFYSESNINRYEVSKLYGLASEYNKISNFCKLVWSSLWSEKKDLYKFAPSIMLYGSPGTGKTTLLKNVAYSLKDDNLKYVTLSLELMLDKDLGMSSKRLRDFFEHIKSLALQDYKVFVHFDDVDSVLCSRYISNESSGVKRFVNTFIKEIDYLLDVECDYLPIILITTNMFSMIDTAVKRRFSLKFEIENRVSVEEFRNWIYPMCDDLKIKNELNYELLYKLMNEKELTNFDVYLILQELFLEQLTGIKVTGLNLVQKFEEAKSSKSDFERQRKQS
- a CDS encoding YjjW family glycine radical enzyme activase, with product MSRVATVNQIIPFSCVDGPGSRLVIFLQGCNFNCKNCHNPYTIDMCNSCGDCVATCPVNALSLTSSKEGKSKIVWDSDLCTQCDICLSTCPKQSSPKTRQYSVPQILELIRAQVHFINGITISGGEATLQLPFIIELFQAIKASQDLMHLSCMIDSNGYLSEGGWLQVMPYLDGVMIDLKSWQQETHNYITGRDNHRVFSSLKLLAKHGKLYEIRLLHIPHVSDFDSEIDAVASYLTRLPANVRIKLNAFQHHGVTGESLNWPICSEEQMLELAARLTERGVANLVLPNVYL
- a CDS encoding YjjI family glycine radical enzyme, with protein sequence MASQDNFAKIIRDPNLSSKQKSNYLALEAEASLTYLSISPELTQAKSTGVICDMFEGHAPFKPRYVLPDYAKLLQNGSTYLELSAAQDLDEALNALTIIYHHVPSVTSIPVYLGQLDEVLLPYCQGLDEESIYRKIKLFWIMLDRTLPDAFMHVNIGPTDNIVCRTILRVDAELKQIAPNLTFMYDPSVTPDELLQLAANNICECSKPHIANYPIHANSYDDRGFGIVSCYNSLPLAGGANTLVRLNLKEVALTAHSISDFFDNILPKYCRLTFELIEARSKFLHEESNFFNSFLVKEGLIEESRFAPMFGIYGMAEAVNILQGTPEFSEDNIDKPSSHYGHNTAANELGHKISKALDAIVKSTPVTYGYNGRALLHSQGGISIDKEVTPGVRIPYGTEPNPIAHIQALAEHHQYYTSGISDILTIDETIKSNPQAMMQLCKGALSLGFREFTANVASNDLVRVTGYMIKLSDIATFKQAGSRTNTTSLGFDAAANTRILERQPRVIAHEQSPSYAAD
- the acuI gene encoding acrylyl-CoA reductase (NADPH), whose protein sequence is MFNALILTQEGKSTLANVGQLQVSDLPEGEVLVDVSCSSLNYKDGLAVTGTGRIIRNFPMVPGIDFAGVVVESSDKRYKAGDRVILTGWGVGENHWGGMAEKARVNADWLVPMPEACDAEKAMMIGTAGLTAMLCVQALQTANIQPDSGEILVTGASGGVGSVAVTLLARLGYKVVASTGRAEENSELLKSLGAAEVMERSELEQDARPLEKQRWAGVIDTVGNKVLATALAQMNYGGAAAICGLAGGFALPTTVMPFILRGVSLLGVDSVSCPFEKRQKAWEQVLSLLPESYYQQAGQTITLDQVPEFAGKIVKGEVTGRVLVKL
- a CDS encoding LysR family transcriptional regulator, whose translation is MELEDIYRQDLSLLIALQILVEECSVTQAAKRLHLSQSATSRILSRLREMLGDPLFSRVGQKLVPTQFALDCYQQLQQPTGQLIEMLSPKAFVPNECQQHFTLAATDYAMQALIPFILPDIYNKAPNIKLEIIPVQHRELQSQLSVQGADMAICRAIGQTQQLNQTFLGRVGVSCLLSAEHPLAHQALTLEDYLHFPHATIAISDGVKALLDAAIASYPPRDELLRTPHLDSALALLQFHPAIITLPAGIAELAALKHRLRVKPLPFDIPPLDYNLFWHSRAELDKAQQWLREEISNSIRRLLKAE